From one Gouania willdenowi unplaced genomic scaffold, fGouWil2.1 scaffold_32_arrow_ctg1, whole genome shotgun sequence genomic stretch:
- the LOC114459563 gene encoding E3 ubiquitin-protein ligase TRIM39-like isoform X1, which translates to MGHLTSKFVDMSPACSGMSEHHFLCSICLEVLTDPVTTPCGHNFCKTCISTHWDTSTTSRCPVCNQVFSTKPQLKVNIMMHEMVSQFRRESEKKAAAPGEVPCDVCTGTKVKALKSCLDCGVSYCETHLEPHLTASGLRRHQLVEPVENLESRMCPKHSKPLELFCQSDQTRVCLMCSVLEHRSHQLVPLGEDLFEDKKVYLQQMIQKRREKLEAIRESVRFRKEAADRGKAEGVEVFTALMELVRRGLKELMKTMEEQQEAEEREAEGLIKELEEEIFELMKRSSEVEQLSHSEDHLLQHFCSLKAPPATKDWTEVMVHPSSYEGTVLRAVAQLEDTLSDKMKMMKMKMMQQFAVDVTLDPLTANPYLVLSDDGKQVYCSDVWKKLPHNKERFYPCACVLGKQNFSSGRFYFEVQVKGKTKWTLGVVKESINRKGYITLTPKNGYWTVALRDGNVYTACENHPVILHLKCVPEKVGVFVDYEEGVVSFYDVDAAALIYSFTHCCFTHKLHPFFSPCLNYGGKNSAPLIICPVNQSE; encoded by the exons ATGGGACATCTAACGTCAAAG TTTGTGGACATGTCTCCTGCCTGCAGTGGGATGTCtgaacatcacttcctgtgctcCATCTGTCTGGAGGTGCTCACTGATCCAGTCACCACACCATGTGGACACAACTTCTGCAAAACATGCATCAGCACACACTGGGACACCAGTACCACCAGCAGGTGTCCCGTGTGTAATCAGGTGTTCAGCACTAAACCTCAGCTGAAGGTCAATATTATGATGCATGAGATGGTTTCTCAGTTCAGACGTGAATCTGAGAagaaagcagcagcaccaggagaAGTTCCCTGTGACGTCTGCACTGGAACCAAAGTGAAGGCCCTGAAGTCCTGCCTGGACTGTGGGGTCTCCTACTGTGAGACTCACCTGGAGCCTCATCTGACAGCATCAGGCCTGAGAAGACATCAGCTGGTGGAGCCTGTGGAGAACCTGGAATCCAGGATGTGTCCAAAGCACAGCAAACCTTTGGAGCTGTTCTGTCAGAGCGATCAGACACGTGTCTGCTTGATGTGTTCTGTTTTGGAGCACAGGAGTCACCAGTTAGTCCCTCTGGGAGAAGATCTGTTTGAAGACAAGAAAGTTTATCTTCAGCAGATGATCCaaaagagacgagagaagctgGAGGCGATCAGAGAGTCAGTGAGATTCAGGAAGGAAGCAGCAGACAGAGGGAAAGCTGAAGGTGTGGAGGTGTTCACTGCTCTGATGGAGCTTGTTCGAAgaggcctgaaggagctgatgaagacaatggaggagcaacaggaagcagaagagagagaggctgaaggtttgatcaaagagctggaggaggaaatctttgagctgatgaagagaagctctgaggtggagcagctctcccactctgaagaccacctcctccaacacttctgctccctgaaagctcctccagccaccaaggactggacagaggtcatggtccatccatcatcatatgaaggaactgtgctgagagctgtggctcagctggaggacacactcagtgacaagatgaagatgatgaagatgaagatgatgcaGCAGTTTGCAGTAGATGTGACTCTTGATCCTCTTACAGCTAATCCTTACCTtgtcctgtctgatgatggaaaaCAAGTTTACTGCAGTGATGTGTGGAAGAAACTTCCACACAACAAAGAGAGATTTTATCCTTGTGCCTGTGTTTTAGGGAAACAGAATTTCAGTTCAGGTAGATTTTACTTTGAGGTTCAGGTTAAAGGAAAAACTAAATGGACTTTAGGAGTGGTTAAAGAATCCATCAACAGGAAGGGATATATTACTCTGACTCCTAAGAATGGTTACTGGACTGTGGCActcagagatggaaatgtgtatACAGCATGTGAAAATCATCCAGTcattcttcatctgaagtgtgttcctgagaaggtgggtgtgtttgtggactatgaggagggtgtggtctccttttatgatgtagatgcagcagctctgatctactccttcactcactgctgcttcactcatAAACTACACCCATTCTTTAGTCCCTGTTTAAACTATGGTGGTAAAAACTCAGCACCTCTGATCATctgtcctgtcaatcaaagtgaatga
- the LOC114459563 gene encoding E3 ubiquitin-protein ligase TRIM39-like isoform X2 — translation MSPACSGMSEHHFLCSICLEVLTDPVTTPCGHNFCKTCISTHWDTSTTSRCPVCNQVFSTKPQLKVNIMMHEMVSQFRRESEKKAAAPGEVPCDVCTGTKVKALKSCLDCGVSYCETHLEPHLTASGLRRHQLVEPVENLESRMCPKHSKPLELFCQSDQTRVCLMCSVLEHRSHQLVPLGEDLFEDKKVYLQQMIQKRREKLEAIRESVRFRKEAADRGKAEGVEVFTALMELVRRGLKELMKTMEEQQEAEEREAEGLIKELEEEIFELMKRSSEVEQLSHSEDHLLQHFCSLKAPPATKDWTEVMVHPSSYEGTVLRAVAQLEDTLSDKMKMMKMKMMQQFAVDVTLDPLTANPYLVLSDDGKQVYCSDVWKKLPHNKERFYPCACVLGKQNFSSGRFYFEVQVKGKTKWTLGVVKESINRKGYITLTPKNGYWTVALRDGNVYTACENHPVILHLKCVPEKVGVFVDYEEGVVSFYDVDAAALIYSFTHCCFTHKLHPFFSPCLNYGGKNSAPLIICPVNQSE, via the coding sequence ATGTCTCCTGCCTGCAGTGGGATGTCtgaacatcacttcctgtgctcCATCTGTCTGGAGGTGCTCACTGATCCAGTCACCACACCATGTGGACACAACTTCTGCAAAACATGCATCAGCACACACTGGGACACCAGTACCACCAGCAGGTGTCCCGTGTGTAATCAGGTGTTCAGCACTAAACCTCAGCTGAAGGTCAATATTATGATGCATGAGATGGTTTCTCAGTTCAGACGTGAATCTGAGAagaaagcagcagcaccaggagaAGTTCCCTGTGACGTCTGCACTGGAACCAAAGTGAAGGCCCTGAAGTCCTGCCTGGACTGTGGGGTCTCCTACTGTGAGACTCACCTGGAGCCTCATCTGACAGCATCAGGCCTGAGAAGACATCAGCTGGTGGAGCCTGTGGAGAACCTGGAATCCAGGATGTGTCCAAAGCACAGCAAACCTTTGGAGCTGTTCTGTCAGAGCGATCAGACACGTGTCTGCTTGATGTGTTCTGTTTTGGAGCACAGGAGTCACCAGTTAGTCCCTCTGGGAGAAGATCTGTTTGAAGACAAGAAAGTTTATCTTCAGCAGATGATCCaaaagagacgagagaagctgGAGGCGATCAGAGAGTCAGTGAGATTCAGGAAGGAAGCAGCAGACAGAGGGAAAGCTGAAGGTGTGGAGGTGTTCACTGCTCTGATGGAGCTTGTTCGAAgaggcctgaaggagctgatgaagacaatggaggagcaacaggaagcagaagagagagaggctgaaggtttgatcaaagagctggaggaggaaatctttgagctgatgaagagaagctctgaggtggagcagctctcccactctgaagaccacctcctccaacacttctgctccctgaaagctcctccagccaccaaggactggacagaggtcatggtccatccatcatcatatgaaggaactgtgctgagagctgtggctcagctggaggacacactcagtgacaagatgaagatgatgaagatgaagatgatgcaGCAGTTTGCAGTAGATGTGACTCTTGATCCTCTTACAGCTAATCCTTACCTtgtcctgtctgatgatggaaaaCAAGTTTACTGCAGTGATGTGTGGAAGAAACTTCCACACAACAAAGAGAGATTTTATCCTTGTGCCTGTGTTTTAGGGAAACAGAATTTCAGTTCAGGTAGATTTTACTTTGAGGTTCAGGTTAAAGGAAAAACTAAATGGACTTTAGGAGTGGTTAAAGAATCCATCAACAGGAAGGGATATATTACTCTGACTCCTAAGAATGGTTACTGGACTGTGGCActcagagatggaaatgtgtatACAGCATGTGAAAATCATCCAGTcattcttcatctgaagtgtgttcctgagaaggtgggtgtgtttgtggactatgaggagggtgtggtctccttttatgatgtagatgcagcagctctgatctactccttcactcactgctgcttcactcatAAACTACACCCATTCTTTAGTCCCTGTTTAAACTATGGTGGTAAAAACTCAGCACCTCTGATCATctgtcctgtcaatcaaagtgaatga